The Halarchaeum grantii genome contains the following window.
GAGAGGACCATGACGATGAGGAAGACGTAGGGCGCCTTCCGCGCGATGAGGACGGGATAGCCGAGGAACTTCCCGGTGAGCGACCCCTCGCCGCCGAGGGGCTGGGTGCCGAACTGCCGGATGCCGTTGCGCTCGCGCCAGAGGTCCGTGTAGACCTTCGCGGCCGGGAGGAAGATGCCGAAGATGAGCACGGTGAACGTGATGCCGATGGCGGCGACGACGCCGAAGTCGCGAATCGGCCCGAGGCTGCTCGTGAGGTTCGCGAGGAACCCGAGGACGGTAGTCCCGGTGACGATGAAGAACGCGACGAGCAACTGGTCGGTCGCGATCTCCATGGACTCGACGACGCCGTGGCCCTCCGTGCGCTCCTCGCGATAGCGGTTGACGGCGTGGATGCCGAAGTCGATACCGACCGCGAGGAGGAGCGGCGGGACGGCGATGAGCATCTGGCTGAACGGGATGCCGGCGACGCCCATGAACCCGAACGTCCAGATTATCGCCATGACGAGCGAGACGACGCCGAGCAGGAGGTCGAAGGGGTCGCGATAGCTGAAGACGAGGAAGACGAGGATGAGCAGCGCGGCGGCGGGGACGACGATGAGCAGCGAGTCCATGATGACGTTCGCGAACTCGGCGGAGAGGATGCCGCTCCCGAAGACGGTGATGTCGCGCGCGCCCTGCCGGTCGAGCGTGGTCTCGACGCGCTGCTGGATGGTGGAGACCGGACTGGAGCCGCCGGACGTGCCGGCGGAGGAGCCTCCCGCGCCGGGCACCTGATGGGTGACGACGGCGACGGTGGCGCTCGCGCTCGCGGCCTGCGAGTTGAAGTCGTCGCTGAGCGAGGAGGCGAAGCCCGGGCTCTCGGCGGCCCGCCGGACGGCGGCGTCGATCTGCGCGGGCGTCGCGCCCTCGACGGCGTCGATCTTCTCCGCGTACGTGTCCGCCTGCGGGTCGATGAGGAGCGCGACCGTGTCGGCGACGCTGGACGCGCTCTGCACGCGGAGGCTCTCGCGCGACGCCAACTCCTCTTCGGCCCGGAGCAGCCGCAGGAGCGCGGGCTTGGCGAGGACGTTCTGGTCGCGCTGGATGAGCTGCGTGCTCGCGACGTCCTCGGAGAACGACTGCCCGAAGACGCGGTCGACGTCGTTCAGCGCCTCCTGAGCGGGGCTCCCGGATGTGAACTGGCTGGTTCCGGACTCCGTGGAGACGTTCCCGAGGCCGGCGGTGAGCAGCGCCGTGACGAGGAGGAACGCGATGATGACCGTTCCCGGTCGCTCCCCGACGAGATGATCGATCCGCTCGATGACGTCCTCGTAGCTAGCCATCACTGACGCCTGTAGTAGAGGTAGCCGCCAGCGACGACGACGATGAGAACGACGCCGCCGATGAGGGCGATGGGCGGCCCGCTACCCCCCTCGGGTGCCGTTACGGAGAGCGGGACCTGATAGTAGTTCGAGAGCTTCGTCTCCCCGCCGGTGTCGTACTGGAAGTCCATCGAGACGGGGTAGGTCTTCTCGAGCGCGGAGCCGGAGGCGGAGAGCGAGAACGTCACGTTCGTCGTCTCGCCGGCCTCGAGGTGGGAGACGAACGCTTGGTCGTCGCTGGCGGAGATCGGCGCGTCCGCGTACACCTTCGCGTCCACGTTCGTGACGGCGGTGTCGCCGTTGTTCGTGAGGCGGAAGGTGACGGTCTCGCCCGAGCCGGCCGCGAGCGTGCCGTCGACGGGTTCGACGACGAAGCGGTCGCGCTCGGGTGCGATGTCGACGGTCGCCGGGAGGTCGTCGCTCTGACGGGTGTCGCCAGCGTCGTTCCTGTAGCGGACGCCGAGGTCGAGTTGCCGCGGGCCGGCCTCGGCGCTATCGGTGACGTCGACCGGGAAGGAGACGCTGACGCTCTCGCCGGCGGCGACCGAGCCGACCGCGTATTCGTTCCGACCGGGGACGACGTTCGCGCTGGTCGAAGAGAGCGTGACGACGGCGTTCGAGACGGCCGTCGGGCCGGTGTTCGTGACGGTCGCGTTCAGCGTCCCTTCCTCGCCGGCGCGGAGGGTGCTCGAGACGTCGCCGAGCTCGAACGTCTGCTCGGGGAGCGGCTTGACGGCGGCGAGGAGGCTGTC
Protein-coding sequences here:
- a CDS encoding COG1361 S-layer family protein, which codes for MKRALLVCLLVGVVAASGIAAAAPAPNLTAALADDTVSPGQETDLTVVVSNAPDVSASGYTGTELSQATTARNVRVTMEDGSAPIDVKTGTQVLRANGQSQLTEGAALPTSFRVAVDRSAEPGTYTVPVEVTYIYSVYDGGVRDDKKVTQSLDVTLEVKDEPRFEVVDTSTNASVGDTGTTRLTLQNVGSQPADDARVTVSPQGSQFVVGDGSPVTAYVGSWAVGQNRTVSVSSSVAADADAQNYTLDAQVTYANENGNTERSDSLLAAVKPLPEQTFELGDVSSTLRAGEEGTLNATVTNTGPTAVSNAVVTLSSTSANVVPGRNEYAVGSVAAGESVSVSFPVDVTDSAEAGPRQLDLGVRYRNDAGDTRQSDDLPATVDIAPERDRFVVEPVDGTLAAGSGETVTFRLTNNGDTAVTNVDAKVYADAPISASDDQAFVSHLEAGETTNVTFSLSASGSALEKTYPVSMDFQYDTGGETKLSNYYQVPLSVTAPEGGSGPPIALIGGVVLIVVVAGGYLYYRRQ
- a CDS encoding efflux RND transporter permease subunit, whose product is MASYEDVIERIDHLVGERPGTVIIAFLLVTALLTAGLGNVSTESGTSQFTSGSPAQEALNDVDRVFGQSFSEDVASTQLIQRDQNVLAKPALLRLLRAEEELASRESLRVQSASSVADTVALLIDPQADTYAEKIDAVEGATPAQIDAAVRRAAESPGFASSLSDDFNSQAASASATVAVVTHQVPGAGGSSAGTSGGSSPVSTIQQRVETTLDRQGARDITVFGSGILSAEFANVIMDSLLIVVPAAALLILVFLVFSYRDPFDLLLGVVSLVMAIIWTFGFMGVAGIPFSQMLIAVPPLLLAVGIDFGIHAVNRYREERTEGHGVVESMEIATDQLLVAFFIVTGTTVLGFLANLTSSLGPIRDFGVVAAIGITFTVLIFGIFLPAAKVYTDLWRERNGIRQFGTQPLGGEGSLTGKFLGYPVLIARKAPYVFLIVMVLSTTVVAGYGTGVSTSFNQEDFLPPEDTPAWLDDLPEPFAPHEYQVTGTLNYLEDNFNSIGGSSVTMYVRGPLRQDYALESMHHAAYDPPGSFITEDDSRYADTQSIVGVIDSYADQNAEFRALVARNDIDDDGVPDDNLGLIYDRLLDSPYHDQARQYISHDQRGAKVVYSAESSATQAEVVADAEVVEDRYRLTATATGQAVVFEYITDSILDSALTSLAVALLLTALFLLFCYWLFERRPTLGLVNLFPIVLTVAFIAATMRYFDIPLNALTATILSISIGLGVDYSAHIVHRFGDEYRKRDLYDAIEVAVRGTGGSLTGSMLTTVTGIGVLVLAITPILGQFGAVTGLSILLSYLMSVIVTPSAMAVWGHAVERYEAT